The window GGGAAGCACTATTCAGGAGATTGAGCGTATTTTCCGTATTGATGACAGAGTGCTCCGCTATCTGACCGTAAAATTGGCAGAAGAGATAGACAGTGAGGGGATTGATCAGGAAAAAGAGAGAATTGCCGCTGTTGCTGCTGCAAAGGTTGCTGAAGCAGAGAGACTTGCTCAGCAAAATGACGAGGCGGATGACGACGAAGATGGTGATGTCAATGAGAATGAGGACTCAGACAATTCTGATGATGATTCTGACGACGAATAACATCAACTCTCTTGTTTTCTAATAACCTAGAATTACTATAAGGTAAAAAT is drawn from Candidatus Electrothrix aestuarii and contains these coding sequences:
- the rpsF gene encoding 30S ribosomal protein S6, which codes for MRHYETTYILRPNLGEEQFTEIIERTNAIVQDDGGSVIDIDRWGMKKLAYEIKKEAQGYYIYMNYAAPGSTIQEIERIFRIDDRVLRYLTVKLAEEIDSEGIDQEKERIAAVAAAKVAEAERLAQQNDEADDDEDGDVNENEDSDNSDDDSDDE